CGTAGACGTCCTCGGCACGGCCGCGGACGACGACGGTGTCCTCGAAGGTCGTCGGCTCGGTGCCGTCGGGCCGTTCCAGCGCGGTGCGCAGGGACGCCAGTTCCGCTTCGCTGTTGCGGTCCACAGCCCGGTGGAGCCAGCCGATCGTCTCCGGGTCGTCGTCCACGGTCCGGAAGTCGTGCGTGAGCCGCACCCGGGTGCCGCCGTCGCCGGCTTCCTCGACGATCCATTCGCCGCCCATCGCGGCGACGGGGTGGGCGGACACCTCCTGCCGGAAACGGATGCGCCGCGCCCCCTCGTCGAACTCGCGCCGCGATGTCCAGGTGCGCAGCGAGCAGTTGGCGGTGGCCCAGATGCGTATGCGCTCGGTGGGGCCGGTGCGCTCGACCTGTTCGACGTGGACGCTGGGCGGGAACACGACGGGCCAGGCCCGAGCGTCGGCAAGCACGGCGAACACGGCGTCCGGAGCGGCGGAGGTGTGGATCTCATGCTCGGTCTGCTGAAGCGGTGACTCGGGCATCTGCCCTCCTGAGTTCGTGTCGCGGATGGTCAGTAACCACCGAGGCCACCACAGACGTTGATGGCCTGGGCCGTGATCGAGTCGGCGCTGTCGGAGGCCAGGTAGTGGACGATCCCGGCCACCTCCTCGGGTGTCGAGTAGCGTCCGAGGGGGATCTTCGCCCGGAACTTCTCCAGGACATCGTCCTCGGTGACGTCCCAGAAAGCGGCGTAGCGCTGCCGGACGCCCTGTGCCATGGGCGTCTCGACGTACCCGGGGCAGACGGCGTTGACGGTTATGCCCGTCCTGGCCAGCTCCAGCGCGACGGCCTTCGTGAAGCCGATCAGGCCGCTCTTGGAGGCGGAGTAGGGGGCGCCGAGGGCCACTCCCTGCTTGCCGCCCGTGGAGGCGATGTTGATGATCCGGCCCCAGCCGTGCTCCGGCATGCCGCCGTCGGCCAGGACGGCGCGGGTGACCCGGAAGGCCCCGTTGAGGTTGGTGTCGACGACGTTCAGCCAGAGGTCGTCGGGGATCTCGGCGGTCACACCACCACCGCCGCGGCCCGCGTTGTTGACGACGATGTCGATCGGCCCGAAGCGGTCGCGTGCCGTGCGAACCAGCCGG
The genomic region above belongs to Streptomyces marianii and contains:
- a CDS encoding aromatase/cyclase; amino-acid sequence: MPESPLQQTEHEIHTSAAPDAVFAVLADARAWPVVFPPSVHVEQVERTGPTERIRIWATANCSLRTWTSRREFDEGARRIRFRQEVSAHPVAAMGGEWIVEEAGDGGTRVRLTHDFRTVDDDPETIGWLHRAVDRNSEAELASLRTALERPDGTEPTTFEDTVVVRGRAEDVYDFLRRSDLWEKRLSHVARIAVKEEEPGLQHMEMDTLTADGSVHTTASVRVCFPERRVIVYKQLRTPPLLTLHLGRWSVRPADDGDGIAVTSAHTVSVARSAIPGVLGAGATETDAVDFVRGALGRNSLLTLEAARQYAESSA
- the fabG gene encoding 3-oxoacyl-ACP reductase FabG, whose protein sequence is MSDAADRVALVTGGTSGIGLAVARKLARDGTRVFLCARHESAVTGTVKELQASGLEVDGAPCDVRSTADVDRLVRTARDRFGPIDIVVNNAGRGGGGVTAEIPDDLWLNVVDTNLNGAFRVTRAVLADGGMPEHGWGRIINIASTGGKQGVALGAPYSASKSGLIGFTKAVALELARTGITVNAVCPGYVETPMAQGVRQRYAAFWDVTEDDVLEKFRAKIPLGRYSTPEEVAGIVHYLASDSADSITAQAINVCGGLGGY